The following proteins are co-located in the Triticum aestivum cultivar Chinese Spring chromosome 1A, IWGSC CS RefSeq v2.1, whole genome shotgun sequence genome:
- the LOC123154747 gene encoding uncharacterized protein At4g08330, chloroplastic, producing the protein MATTTREQRHHHQSTHLPPATTCAKGHEEKEKKKEKPARRGRQSYLPALRGDRCPLRRHSQPPIKRAEQSPPLPPSPSLPPRWPALSPVDRDSGSMARALDGCYSAKDVAYSCGYCGYALNLSSSTRNTANIGSKYGKQIRKGVVSFFAIDESRFTQTDEVSCMPYFSSRSSWGFFRRRTRLLCRKCSAHIGNAYDDEDSALYHSSDDTLASSEVSSMSSRKKYVIKINALQPSSDDSGVPFSQ; encoded by the exons ATGGCAACAACGACGCGAGAGCAACGCCACCATCATCAATCCACCCACCTTCCGCCCGCCACGACGTGCGCCAAAGGGCACgaagaaaaggagaaaaagaaagagaaaccaGCGCGGCGCGGTCGCCAATCCTACCTGCCTGCCCTCCGCGGAGACCGTTGCCCGCTTCGCCGTCACAGCCAGCCCCCAATCAAAAGAGCAGAGCAgagcccccctcttcccccttctccctccctccctccccgctGGCCGGCACTTTCCCCAGTCGATCGGGATTCGGGGAGCATGGCGAGGGCCCTCGACGGCTGCTACTCCGCCAAAGACGTCGCCTACAG CTGTGGGTACTGTGGCTATGCATTGAACTTGAGCTCCTCAACACGGAACACGGCCAACATTGGATCAAAGTATGGAAAGCAGATCAGGAAAGGCGTCGTCTCGTTCTTCGCGATTGACGAGAGCCGGTTCACACAAACTGACGAGGTGAGCTGCATGCCATACTTCAGCTCAAGGTCTTCATGGGGTTTCTTCAGAAGGAGAACACGATTGCTCTGCCGCAAGTGCAGTGCCCATATCGGTAACGCTTATGACGACGAGGACTCTGCCTTGTATCATAGCTCAGATGACACACTCGCAAGCTCAGAGGTCAGCAGCATGTCTAGTCGAAAGAAATATGTTATCAAGATCAATGCGCTACAGCCCTCATCCGACGACTCCGGTGTTCCATTCTCTCAATGA